In Myxocyprinus asiaticus isolate MX2 ecotype Aquarium Trade chromosome 3, UBuf_Myxa_2, whole genome shotgun sequence, the following proteins share a genomic window:
- the LOC127423777 gene encoding transmembrane protein 233-like isoform X3, whose product MALGGSQSDVKVSLNGSVDLYQSWFGPTTPHPPLQNYLFLTILTCFCPAYPINILALVFSAMSRNSYDQGDYEGSRRLGKMALYVSIASIIIGLLIITIFCAVHFTTKNV is encoded by the exons ATGGCACTGGGCGGTTCGCAGTCTGATGTGAAGGTCTCACTGAACGGCAGTGTGGATTTATATCAAAGCTGGTTCGGTCCAACAACCCCACATCCTCCTCTACAAAATTACCTGTTTCTTACCATCCTCACCTGCTTCTGCCCAGCTTACCCCATCAACATTCTGGCCCTGGTGTTCTCTGCTATG TCCAGAAACAGTTATGATCAGGGAGATTATGAAGGTTCGAGACGTTTAGGGAAGATGGCCCTCTATGTATCTATCGCCTCCATAATCATTGGCCTCCTCATCATCACCATTTTCTGTGCTGTGCATTTTACCACG aaaaATGTTTAG
- the LOC127423777 gene encoding transmembrane protein 233-like isoform X1 → MALGGSQSDVKVSLNGSVDLYQSWFGPTTPRPPLQNYLFLTILTCFCPAYPINILALVFSAMSRNSYDQGDYEGSRRLGKMALYVSIASIIIGLLIITIFCAVHFTTKNV, encoded by the exons ATGGCACTGGGCGGTTCGCAGTCTGATGTGAAGGTCTCACTGAACGGCAGTGTGGATTTATATCAAAGCTGGTTCGGTCCAACAACCCCACGTCCTCCTCTACAAAATTACCTGTTTCTTACCATCCTCACCTGCTTCTGCCCAGCTTACCCCATCAACATTTTGGCCCTGGTGTTCTCTGCTATG TCCAGAAACAGTTATGATCAGGGAGATTATGAAGGTTCGAGACGTTTAGGGAAGATGGCCCTCTATGTATCTATCGCCTCCATAATCATTGGCCTCCTCATCATCACCATTTTCTGTGCTGTGCATTTTACCACG aaaaATGTTTAG